One stretch of Ananas comosus cultivar F153 linkage group 6, ASM154086v1, whole genome shotgun sequence DNA includes these proteins:
- the LOC109711877 gene encoding abl interactor homolog isoform X2: MVLWANIHASFILEKPVSLLVAHIGRLEYDIYEEIGVPNSKVSIISMNSLAPENSTNVVFGVLPESKYASISTPALSVLRSSFIELVLKQLNLTLTPSIFGQPVSFELLRFPGGINVIPVQSASIWERTQILFNFTLNNSVEEVLKNLDELKDQLKFGLNLKSNENVYVEMTNENGSTVAPPVVVQASVLSDIGSGSLLPYRLKQLAQVITAPDTKNLGLNHSVFGKVKGVQLSSYLNHSISSLAPSQSPSPTPALSPSLSPSPSPSPSPPPTSFNPTLSPAPSPLSNQPSESPIAYAPSRGNYPKPPSQFTNSPSPSVVADPPKPCRSLHPSLPPYAFPPHHSANAPTPQRHKLLSPPSQSAPKHSQLAPANYGPNPLHGKRSGGAPTPSMLVSSAISSRQSYHSYWGIWLTGYLGLLLFYQL, from the exons ATGGTACTATGGG CGAATATTCATGCCAGCTTCATTTTGGAAAAGCCAGTTTCACTGCTTGTTGCACATATAGGAAGATTAGAGTATGACATATATGAGGAAATAGGAGTACCTAATAGTAAG GTTTCTATTATTTCCATGAACTCTTTGGCTCCTGAAAATTCTACAAATGTGGTATTTGGCGTTCTTCCCGAGTCCAAATATGCCTCAATAAGTACACCAGCCCTAAGTGTACTAAGATCATCTTTTATAGAGCTGGTACTTAAGCAGCTGAATTTGACTTTGACACCATCCATTTTTGGGCAGCCGGTTTCTTTTGAGCTTTTAAGGTTTCCTGGAGGTATTAATGTGATCCCTGTGCAGTCAGCTTCTATTTGGGAAAGAACACAAATTCTctttaattttacattaaataACTCCGTTGAGGAGGTTCTCAAAAATCTTGATGAGCTGAAGGACCAGCTGAAGTTTGGGTTGAATCTGAAGTCTAATGAG AATGTGTATGTGGAGATGACCAATGAGAACGGATCGACAGTGGCTCCTCCAGTTGTTGTCCAGGCATCAGTTTTATCAGATATTGGGAGTGGTAGTCTTCTACCTTACAGATTAAAACAACTAGCACAGGTTATTACAGCACCTGATACAAAAAACCTCGGCCTTAATCACTCTGTATTTGGTAAAGTTAAGGGTGTTCAGTTGTCATCATACCTAAATCACTCAATCTCGTCTCTAGCTCCTAGTCAATCTCCATCTCCAACTCCCGCTCTCTCCCCTTCACTctctccctcgccctctccctctccctctccacctCCTACATCTTTCAACCCCACACTCTCTCCTGCTCCCTCTCCATTATCTAACCAACCATCGGAAAGCCCAATTGCTTATGCACCTTCACGAGGAAATTATCCAAAACCGCCTTCTCAATTCACGAACTCACCATCGCCTTCGGTGGTTGCTGATCCTCCAAAACCTTGTCGATCCCTTCATCCATCACTTCCACCATATGCTTTTCCTCCTCATCATTCTGCAAATGCACCCACACCTCAACGGCATAAACTATTGAGTCCTCCTTCCCAAAGTGCCCCTAAGCATTCCCAGTTGGCACCTGCAAATTATGGTCCGAACCCGTTGCATGGAAAGAGAAGTGGCGGTGCACCAACGCCATCAATGCTTGTGTCATCAGCAATTTCCTCACGACAATCAT ACCATTCCTACTGGGGAATTTGGCTAACTGGATATTTGGGGCTGCTGTTATTCTATCAGCTATGA
- the LOC109711346 gene encoding uncharacterized protein LOC109711346 → MAAAALNPAALARALRRRRPLSASAHGGGGGERRRLVLYSKPGCCLCDGLKEKLHAALSLAAAHSLHAVDLQVRDITSNPEWERRYQYEIPVLAKVLPDGTEEVLPRLSPRLGVELIQKKISAAFDQ, encoded by the exons ATGGCCGCGGCGGCGCTGAACCCCGCCGCGCTCGCGCgcgcgctccgccgccgccgccccctctccgcctccgcgcacggcggcggcggcggcgagaggCGGCGCCTCGTGCTCTACTCGAAGCCCGGGTGCTGCCTCTGCGACGGTCTCAAGGAGAAGCTCCACGCCGCCctctccctcgccgccgcccactCCCTCCACGCCGTCGATCTCCAG GTGAGGGATATAACGTCGAATCCGGAGTGGGAGAGGCGCTACCAATACGAGATCCCCGTGCTCGCCAAAGTGCTCCCCGATGGAACCGAG GAAGTACTTCCCAGGTTATCCCCGCGTCTTGGCGTGGAGCTCATTCAGAAGAAAATATCTGCTGCATTCGATCAGTAG